Proteins from a genomic interval of Nostoc sp. TCL240-02:
- a CDS encoding GAF domain-containing protein yields the protein MENSSTTQPIEPNSELQESRSDVTSSLRQNEQQKTLSGVIARIRESLDIETIFKITVTEVRQLLKSDRVGVFRFYPDLAWEGEFIYEDVATEWDSALAANLHDHCFSEKFAALYQQGRIRAIADIYQVNASDCYIQILERFQVRATITAPLIKGKNLWGLLCIHQCSSSRQWEASEIEFVQLIAEHLGVALQQADYLEQVKLQSAELAQAKAREKAAQWQKTIAITIEKIRQSLDLKSIFHTSTAELRQLLNADRVAIYRFNPDWSGEFVFESVAEGWISLIDEQLQQPELSKNVSECSAKDLAKPPVADTYLQDTEGGSFSRCEVYRVCNDIYNSGFSDCYIKILEIYQARAYVIIAIYHGQKLWGLLAAYQNARIRDWQKDEIYLLTQVGTQLGVALQQAEFIQQMQIQAADISKAAERQRALANTVEKIRQSLDIETIFKTTTQEVRRLLEVERVAIYRFYPDWSGEFVADSIVDGWTPMVKPQPVTEGVLVQRKQAGKYARNEVFVPISQGEKLWGLLVAYQNSQPRYWQDEEINLLAQVGVQLGVALQQAESLKQMQVQAQKLAKAAERERKAAERQKALAATVEKIRQSLDIDTIFATSAEEVRRLLEVDRVTIYQFRTDWSGEFVAESLAQGWTPVKEILPVVADDYLQQTQGGNFANGESSAIKDIYSANYSICHIALLELMEARAYIIVPIFQGEKLWGLLAAYQNLKPRDWQEDEVDLLMQIGTQLGVGLQQAELLEQTQRQKEELTQTLKELQNTQSQLIQSEKMAGLGQLVAGVAHEINNPISFIYGNIIYVTEHTENLFKLLRLYQKQYPKGTGEIQKQAAAIDLDFISDDLPKILTSMKMGAERISQLVLSLRIFSRIDEVGIKPVNLHEGIDSTLLILQHRLQPQTNSFAIEVVKEYGELPPVVCYAAQMNQVFMNILNNAIDALENSATCGKKIDNPKIWIRTEIIEGNSILIWIADNGCGIPEMMRSRIFEPFFTTKQPGQGIGLGLSISYQIIVEKHAGNIKCVSEPGNGCEFWIEIPIKGIVS from the coding sequence ATGGAAAACTCCTCTACTACTCAACCCATAGAACCAAATTCAGAACTGCAAGAATCTCGTTCAGATGTGACATCCTCCTTGCGTCAGAATGAGCAACAAAAAACCTTATCTGGGGTTATTGCCCGTATTCGGGAGTCTCTAGACATAGAAACTATCTTCAAAATTACAGTCACAGAAGTTCGCCAACTTCTGAAAAGCGATCGGGTTGGCGTATTTCGTTTTTATCCTGATTTGGCATGGGAAGGGGAATTTATTTATGAAGATGTAGCAACAGAATGGGATTCGGCACTAGCAGCCAATCTGCATGACCACTGCTTTAGTGAGAAGTTCGCAGCACTGTATCAGCAAGGTCGCATTAGAGCAATAGCTGATATTTATCAAGTTAATGCCAGTGATTGCTACATCCAGATTCTAGAAAGATTCCAAGTACGTGCTACTATAACTGCCCCCTTGATCAAAGGTAAAAATTTATGGGGATTATTGTGTATTCATCAGTGTAGTAGTTCTCGGCAATGGGAAGCATCAGAAATTGAGTTTGTGCAATTAATTGCCGAACATCTAGGGGTTGCTTTACAGCAAGCAGATTACCTTGAACAAGTAAAACTACAATCAGCAGAACTAGCACAAGCAAAAGCCAGAGAAAAAGCAGCCCAATGGCAAAAAACCATAGCCATAACTATTGAGAAAATTCGTCAGTCTCTAGACTTAAAAAGCATTTTCCACACAAGCACCGCAGAACTTCGGCAGTTACTAAATGCCGATCGCGTGGCTATTTATCGTTTCAATCCTGATTGGAGTGGTGAATTTGTGTTTGAATCAGTGGCAGAGGGTTGGATTTCCCTCATTGATGAACAATTGCAGCAGCCGGAATTGAGTAAAAATGTCAGTGAATGTAGCGCCAAAGATTTAGCTAAACCTCCAGTCGCTGATACCTACTTGCAAGATACAGAGGGTGGTAGCTTCAGCCGATGTGAAGTTTATCGTGTTTGTAATGATATTTATAATTCAGGCTTTAGCGACTGCTACATTAAAATCTTAGAAATCTATCAAGCAAGAGCTTATGTGATTATTGCCATTTACCACGGTCAGAAGCTCTGGGGCTTGCTAGCAGCATACCAAAATGCTAGAATTCGTGATTGGCAAAAAGATGAGATTTACTTGCTTACCCAAGTTGGCACTCAACTAGGTGTGGCTTTGCAGCAAGCAGAATTTATCCAACAAATGCAGATTCAAGCAGCAGATATCAGCAAAGCTGCTGAAAGGCAAAGGGCGTTGGCGAACACCGTAGAAAAAATTCGTCAGTCTCTTGATATTGAAACCATCTTTAAAACCACAACTCAAGAAGTTCGTCGGTTATTAGAAGTGGAACGAGTCGCAATCTATCGCTTCTATCCTGATTGGAGTGGCGAGTTTGTTGCTGATTCTATTGTTGATGGCTGGACACCAATGGTTAAGCCGCAGCCTGTGACAGAAGGCGTTCTTGTGCAAAGAAAGCAAGCGGGTAAGTATGCACGCAATGAAGTTTTTGTCCCAATTTCCCAGGGTGAGAAGCTGTGGGGATTGTTAGTAGCTTATCAAAACTCCCAGCCCCGTTATTGGCAAGATGAGGAAATCAACTTATTGGCACAAGTTGGCGTTCAATTGGGGGTAGCATTACAGCAAGCTGAGTCTTTGAAACAGATGCAGGTGCAAGCCCAAAAACTGGCTAAAGCCGCCGAACGAGAACGCAAAGCAGCCGAAAGACAGAAGGCCCTGGCTGCGACAGTGGAGAAAATTCGCCAGTCTCTTGATATTGATACCATCTTTGCCACCAGTGCAGAAGAAGTCCGACGGCTATTGGAAGTTGACCGAGTGACAATCTATCAATTCAGGACTGATTGGAGTGGCGAATTTGTTGCTGAGTCTTTAGCCCAGGGTTGGACACCAGTAAAGGAAATTTTACCTGTAGTTGCAGATGATTACTTACAACAAACCCAAGGTGGAAACTTTGCTAATGGTGAAAGTAGTGCTATCAAAGATATTTACAGCGCCAATTATTCTATCTGTCATATTGCTCTGCTTGAGCTAATGGAGGCTAGGGCATATATAATTGTGCCGATTTTTCAGGGCGAGAAGCTTTGGGGATTACTAGCAGCTTATCAAAATCTCAAACCGCGTGATTGGCAAGAAGATGAGGTAGATTTGCTGATGCAAATTGGTACTCAATTAGGGGTAGGACTTCAGCAAGCTGAATTACTTGAACAAACTCAACGTCAAAAAGAAGAACTTACCCAGACTCTTAAAGAATTACAAAACACTCAGAGCCAATTGATTCAAAGTGAAAAAATGGCAGGTTTAGGGCAGTTAGTTGCTGGTGTAGCACATGAAATTAACAACCCGATTAGTTTTATTTACGGCAATATTATCTATGTCACGGAACATACCGAAAATTTATTTAAATTACTCCGTCTTTATCAGAAACAGTATCCTAAGGGAACAGGAGAAATTCAAAAGCAAGCAGCAGCAATAGATTTAGATTTCATTAGTGATGACTTGCCCAAAATTTTGACTTCCATGAAGATGGGGGCAGAGCGAATCTCTCAACTCGTCTTGTCATTACGAATTTTTTCTCGAATTGACGAAGTAGGAATAAAGCCCGTTAACCTTCATGAAGGTATCGACAGTACTTTGCTAATTTTACAACATCGACTGCAACCACAGACTAATTCTTTTGCTATTGAGGTAGTTAAGGAATATGGTGAATTGCCCCCAGTAGTCTGCTATGCAGCGCAGATGAATCAGGTGTTTATGAATATTCTCAACAATGCGATCGATGCACTAGAAAACTCAGCAACTTGTGGAAAAAAAATTGACAATCCTAAAATTTGGATTCGTACAGAAATAATCGAAGGGAATAGTATTCTGATTTGGATTGCCGACAATGGTTGTGGGATTCCAGAGATGATGCGATCGCGAATTTTTGAACCTTTCTTTACCACTAAACAACCTGGACAAGGGATCGGTTTGGGGTTATCTATTAGCTACCAAATTATTGTAGAAAAACACGCCGGTAATATCAAATGTGTTTCTGAACCTGGTAATGGCTGTGAGTTCTGGATAGAAATTCCGATTAAAGGGATAGTTAGTTAA
- a CDS encoding ATP-binding protein, translating to MPTFFNYPFQSNGFIPHGHCYLWQTGLVWLHIISDATIALAYYSIPFLLIYFISKRKDVPFNGVFLLFGAFIIACGTGHLMDIWTLWHPNYWVAGGLKAITAIISIYTAFALFYLMPQALTLPSPAQLEAINKVLSTEIVERKRIEKELRLAEEVAQNSSQAKSEFLANMSHELRTPLNGILGYTQILQRTESLSEKGRKGLGVIYQCGSHLLTLINDVLDLSKIEARKLELYPVDFYLPAFIDSVTEICRIRAEQKVIAFQIELDPNLPTGIHADEKRLRQVLINLLSNAMKFTHQGSVTFKAQVIGQESNTNGKINYKIRFEVVDTGTGITPEQAEKIFQPFEQVGSQKRQSEGTGLGLAISQKIVLLMGGQIQVQSEFGKGSTFWFEAKFSESKDWAKVSRVVEQGTIIGYQGKRRTILIADDKWENRSVIVNLLEPIGFTVVEASNGQEAWVQSLAHEPDMIITDLVMPILDGFELINRLRQAGAFKEIPIVASSASVFAIDQHKSIDVGADAFLPKPIEAENLLEMLRQFLQLEWIFDAKVEAIKKISTDGFNQQNEMIYPSKEVLQELLELSQDGDIQNILELAEQISASDEKLNLFSQQLTQLASNFQLKRLETFIEQYIN from the coding sequence ATGCCGACATTTTTCAACTATCCTTTCCAATCTAACGGTTTTATTCCCCACGGACATTGTTATCTCTGGCAAACTGGATTAGTTTGGCTTCACATTATTTCTGATGCCACGATCGCTCTGGCTTATTATTCTATTCCCTTCCTACTGATTTACTTTATTTCCAAGCGCAAAGACGTTCCTTTCAATGGAGTCTTTTTGTTATTTGGTGCTTTTATTATTGCCTGCGGTACTGGACACTTGATGGATATTTGGACGCTTTGGCATCCAAACTATTGGGTTGCAGGTGGTTTAAAAGCTATAACTGCCATTATTTCCATATACACGGCATTTGCGTTATTTTACCTGATGCCTCAAGCTCTCACACTACCCAGCCCAGCCCAGTTAGAAGCTATTAATAAAGTCCTTTCAACAGAAATTGTCGAACGCAAGCGTATTGAGAAAGAACTACGTCTTGCAGAAGAAGTCGCTCAAAACTCTAGCCAAGCCAAGAGTGAATTTCTAGCCAACATGAGTCATGAACTACGCACACCTCTTAATGGCATCTTGGGCTATACACAAATTCTCCAACGCACAGAATCTTTAAGTGAAAAAGGCCGCAAAGGACTCGGCGTTATTTATCAATGTGGCTCTCATCTTTTAACCTTAATTAATGATGTCCTGGATCTCTCCAAGATTGAAGCCCGGAAGTTAGAATTGTATCCTGTTGATTTCTACTTGCCTGCCTTTATAGATAGCGTGACTGAAATTTGCCGCATCAGGGCAGAACAAAAAGTCATCGCATTTCAAATCGAACTCGATCCTAATTTACCAACGGGTATTCATGCTGATGAAAAACGCTTGCGACAAGTACTGATTAACTTGCTTAGTAATGCCATGAAATTTACTCATCAAGGCAGTGTCACTTTCAAAGCTCAGGTCATTGGTCAAGAATCAAATACTAATGGAAAAATTAACTACAAAATTCGCTTTGAGGTAGTAGATACTGGCACTGGCATAACCCCTGAACAAGCCGAAAAAATCTTCCAGCCCTTTGAGCAAGTGGGGAGTCAGAAACGACAATCTGAAGGTACAGGCTTAGGATTAGCAATCAGCCAAAAAATTGTTTTGTTGATGGGTGGTCAAATTCAGGTGCAAAGTGAATTTGGCAAAGGTAGCACTTTCTGGTTTGAGGCAAAATTTTCAGAATCTAAAGATTGGGCAAAGGTTTCTAGAGTAGTTGAGCAGGGAACTATTATCGGTTATCAAGGAAAAAGGCGCACCATTTTGATTGCGGATGATAAATGGGAAAACCGCTCGGTAATTGTAAATTTACTAGAGCCAATTGGGTTTACTGTTGTAGAAGCTAGTAATGGTCAGGAAGCATGGGTACAGTCTCTAGCCCACGAACCAGACATGATTATCACTGATTTAGTGATGCCGATATTGGATGGATTTGAGTTAATTAATCGTTTACGTCAGGCTGGAGCATTTAAAGAGATTCCGATCGTCGCTTCGTCAGCAAGTGTCTTTGCAATTGACCAGCACAAGAGTATTGATGTAGGTGCAGATGCCTTTTTACCAAAGCCTATAGAAGCTGAAAATCTGCTAGAAATGCTACGACAGTTTTTGCAACTGGAATGGATTTTCGATGCTAAAGTAGAAGCTATCAAAAAAATCTCTACAGATGGCTTTAATCAACAAAATGAGATGATTTATCCTAGCAAAGAGGTTTTGCAAGAATTACTCGAATTATCCCAAGATGGCGATATTCAAAATATTTTAGAATTGGCTGAACAAATTTCTGCATCTGATGAAAAGCTCAATCTTTTTTCCCAGCAACTTACGCAGCTTGCTAGTAATTTCCAACTCAAACGTTTGGAAACTTTTATTGAACAATATATCAATTAA
- the petN gene encoding cytochrome b6-f complex subunit PetN, with translation MEILTLGWVSLLVVFTWSIAMVVWGRNGL, from the coding sequence ATGGAGATTTTGACACTAGGTTGGGTATCGCTGTTAGTTGTGTTCACTTGGTCAATTGCAATGGTAGTTTGGGGACGTAACGGACTGTAG
- a CDS encoding sensor histidine kinase, whose protein sequence is MIKPPNNGFILIVDDNPTNLSVLCAALNSEGFRFRVAVDGETAIVQAERNQPELILLDVQMPGIDGFETCRRLKANPVTQNIPIIFTTALADTESKTKGFSLGAVDYIPKPFAQEEVIARVRVHLQLKKLTESLEQQVSDRTKALQQAQVQLVQQEKLSTLGELIAGIGHEINNPINFISSNIPPLEEYIAGVTELLLLYEQEYPNPTAKITTAIEKLDLNFVLEDMVKIVNSLQLGSERIQNLSNSLRNFSRSDSDTKIPADLHQGLDSTLMILQHRLKANGDRPGIEVIKTYGVLPEVNCYLGQMNQVFMNILANAIDALDEAIIQGKMSNLIPEIKIATEIDSEQLVIIRIADNGIGIPERLKQRLFEPLFTTKTVGKGTGLGLSIAYEIVVEKHKGVLDVNSQPGKGTEFIIKIPIK, encoded by the coding sequence ATGATCAAACCCCCAAATAACGGATTTATTTTAATTGTGGATGATAATCCGACAAATTTATCTGTCCTATGTGCAGCGCTCAATAGTGAAGGTTTTCGTTTTCGTGTTGCAGTTGATGGAGAAACTGCGATCGTTCAGGCTGAACGCAATCAACCAGAGTTGATTTTGCTGGATGTCCAAATGCCCGGTATTGATGGATTTGAGACTTGCCGTCGTCTCAAAGCCAATCCTGTCACCCAAAACATTCCGATTATTTTCACCACTGCCTTAGCAGATACGGAAAGCAAAACCAAGGGATTTTCTCTTGGTGCAGTAGATTATATCCCGAAACCCTTTGCCCAAGAGGAAGTCATTGCTAGAGTGCGCGTACATTTGCAACTCAAAAAATTGACTGAATCTTTGGAACAACAAGTTAGCGATCGCACCAAGGCTTTGCAACAAGCCCAAGTCCAACTGGTACAGCAAGAAAAACTCTCAACACTCGGAGAGTTAATTGCTGGTATTGGCCATGAAATCAACAACCCCATCAATTTTATTTCCAGCAACATTCCACCTTTGGAAGAATACATTGCAGGAGTAACCGAGTTGCTCCTACTGTATGAACAAGAGTATCCCAACCCAACAGCCAAAATTACCACTGCTATTGAAAAATTGGATTTGAACTTCGTTCTCGAAGATATGGTAAAAATTGTGAACTCGCTCCAGCTAGGAAGTGAACGAATTCAAAACCTTTCTAATTCACTCCGCAACTTCTCTCGCTCGGATAGTGATACAAAAATACCTGCTGATTTGCACCAAGGACTAGATAGTACACTAATGATTTTGCAACACCGCCTCAAAGCTAACGGTGATCGTCCCGGAATTGAAGTTATTAAAACTTATGGAGTATTACCAGAGGTAAACTGCTATTTAGGGCAGATGAATCAAGTATTTATGAACATTCTGGCAAATGCAATTGATGCCCTTGATGAAGCTATAATCCAAGGCAAAATGAGCAATCTAATTCCTGAGATTAAAATTGCAACAGAAATAGATTCTGAACAATTGGTTATAATTCGGATTGCTGATAACGGAATTGGTATTCCTGAACGGCTTAAGCAACGCTTGTTTGAGCCGTTGTTTACCACAAAAACCGTTGGTAAAGGCACTGGACTTGGCTTGTCAATCGCTTATGAAATAGTTGTAGAGAAACACAAAGGTGTATTAGATGTAAATTCTCAACCAGGTAAGGGAACCGAGTTTATCATCAAAATCCCCATAAAATAG